The bacterium genomic interval CGCCAACTCGCTTCAGGGCACCCTGATGAGGGAAGGCTTCTCGAAGATGCTTCAAAATACGGCTCAGATGAAGCTCTTGATGACTCTAAATACGAAATTCTGGCAGAGGACACAGTCCGAACCTGCCCTAAGGTGCTGAAATCTGGACTTCAGTCTGGCGCTCCCTTGTCTATCCCTTCCGCAATCAATAATCCAGTTGGAGCATTTGCTTATCTATCTCGCTCAGGGACGTCGGGTATGGAATGCAAACTCATTGAGTCATTGAAATGATTCGCGGAAAATGCAAATTTTTAGCCATCGTTCTCTAGCCATACAAACAATGCCTATTTAGAAAAAATGAGTTCGATTTTCTTGTCATTTCTCCTCGCTCGCGGATCCTTCTTACCTTTTCCGGTGGGCTGAAAACCTTTTGACCCGTATAGGGCTATTGCCGGAGCATTGCTCTCAGAAACCCATAGGGTAAGATTTGGAAACTGACACAACACTTCTTCCAGAAGCAAGCTAGCAACTCCTCTTCGACGAGCTGCGGGGATAACATACAGATCTGAGATCTCTGGGCATTCGCCAGTGGCGGTCAAATGAAGGTATCCAGCTATCCCGTCGTCAAAAAACGCGATGAAGGTAAGACTATCAGCCTTCTGAAGTTCGTTGTTCCACTTATCCAAGGCATTTTCGGGGTACATGCAATCACTTCCAAATGCCTCAAACCAAGATTGCTGATGCATTTTGCAAACGTCCGCTATATTCGAGGTTGTAGCCTTCCGCAGATCTATTTTCATTATCCCCCCCAGTACTCAGGTACCACTATCTTTTTTTACTTTACTATCTCACTATGTCGTTGGCGACCTTGAAGAGCTCT includes:
- a CDS encoding GNAT family N-acetyltransferase; this encodes MKIDLRKATTSNIADVCKMHQQSWFEAFGSDCMYPENALDKWNNELQKADSLTFIAFFDDGIAGYLHLTATGECPEISDLYVIPAARRRGVASLLLEEVLCQFPNLTLWVSESNAPAIALYGSKGFQPTGKGKKDPRARRNDKKIELIFSK